One genomic window of Arachis hypogaea cultivar Tifrunner chromosome 8, arahy.Tifrunner.gnm2.J5K5, whole genome shotgun sequence includes the following:
- the LOC112706095 gene encoding uncharacterized protein, with translation MERLNSGVGSSSIRRRSLSISSHVSHRTENDDDAESESVSEAGDIGDRALPSRRFSATNSFRFSFDETKSDENGGTAADVEQLQPPRASSAIRPLPPQLVASPLSTTDAVLPSEEPKKETRKGLPEFLDYASCMIHMAVFGILGVLTRYLLQKLFGPGEANLTSNKTVLYLDLPANMIGSFLMGWFGVVFKADISQVSEHLAIAITTGYLGSLTTFSGWNQKMLQLSVSGHWLFAILGFLFGLFLVGYSIIVGIETAKGFKWLLNKLNMCSGSGDNSEINCRVDSPQRQLAAMTMFLVILGILWGVSGALVKAKFKNGGSGAELWFACMVGPVGVWIRWFLARLNGRGLGRAGLFKWMPFGTLIANVSAACVMAALSTVKEAVITKDCDTIVIGTQLGLLGCLSTVSTFAAEFNAMRESNHPWRAYVYAIITMCASFVLGILIYCVPVWATGYDTST, from the exons atggagagattgaacagtgGCGTGGGTTCTTCTTCGATTAGGAGGCGCTCACTCAGCATATCCAGCCACGTCAGCCACCGCACGGAAAACGACGATGACGCCGAGAGCGAGAGCGTTTCAGAAGCCGGTGACATTGGAGATCGTGCTCTTCCGAGCAGAAGGTTCAGCGCTACCAACAGCTTCAGGTTCTCCTTCGATGAAACAAAATCAGATGAGAATGGCGGTACTGCTGCTGACGTGGAACAACTGCAACCGCCAAGAGCTTCTTCTGCTATTAGGCCTTTGCCACCTCAGCTCGTAGCTTCTCCTCTTTCCACCACCGATGCAGTTTTGCCTTCTGAAGAACCAAAGAAA GAAACTCGTAAAGGTTTGCCAGAGTTTCTGGACTATGCTTCATGTATGATTCATATGGCTGTTTTCGGAATTCTAGGG GTCTTAACAAGATATTTACTGCAGAAGCTATTTGGCCCTGGGGAAGCCAATTTAACAAGCAACAAAACTGTTCTTTACCTTGATCTTCCTGCTAATATG ATTGGTTCATTTTTGATGGGATGGTTTGGTGTTGTATTCAAAGCCGACATATCTCAAGTTTCAGAACATCTAGCTATAGCAATAACAACTGGTTACCTAGGAAGCCTTACAACTTTCAGCGGTTGGAATCAGAAAATGCTTCAACTCAGTGTCTCCGGACATTGGCTCTTCGCCATACTTGGTTTTTTATTTG GCTTATTTCTTGTTGGATATTCCATCATAGTTGGAATTGAAACTGCCAAGGGATTCAAGTGGCTTCTAAATAAGCTGAATATGTGTTCAGGAAGTGGTGATAACTCTGAGATCAACTGCAGAGTAGATAGCCCCCAACGTCAGTTGGCAGCTATGACgatgttcttggtgattttaggAATATTATGGGGTGTGAGTGGTGCATTGGTGAAGGCTAAATTCAAGAATGGTGGAAGTGGTGCCGAGTTATGGTTCGCTTGCATGGTTGGACCTGTAGGCGTGTGGATTCGATGGTTCTTAGCTCGGCTCAACGGTCGTGGATTAGGAAGGGCAGGGTTGTTTAAATGGATGCCATTTGGAACTCTCATTGCCAATGTATCGGCTGCTTGTGTAATGGCTGCACTTTCCACCGTAAAGGAAGCA GTCATTACCAAAGATTGTGACACTATTGTAATTGGAACACAGTTAGGTCTCTTGGGGTGTTTGAGTACTGTCTCAACTTTTGCAGCTGAATTCAATGCAATGAGAGAAAGCAATCATCCTTGGAGAGCCTATGTGTATGCCATTATCACAATGTGTGCCTCATTTGTCCTTGGAATCTTGATCTACTGTGTACCTGTTTGGGCAACGGGATATGATACTAGCACATAA
- the LOC112706097 gene encoding protein FAR1-RELATED SEQUENCE 5 isoform X1, whose amino-acid sequence MDSLRQVGISIPKIYESIAAQAGGFNRVSFTKRDMYNEVRRQRSLQNGDVNAALRFLEVASRRDEKMYWRYEVGVGQHMCDLFWSDGRSQEDFRLFGDVLAFDATYGRNKYNLPVVVFSGVNNHNQTCVFATAMVSSETQSSYVWVLRKFLECMDGRAPKAIITDGDRSMRVAIQEVFPDAHHRLCAWHLLKNATSNVCMPRFTYLFRHCMLADIEVEEFELQWEAMVSECGVKDHEWVKDLYSKKLLWATAYIRGRFFAGIRTTSRCESLHAKLGRFVESRYGILEFITNFQRCVEFLRDNEDELEFRSSYGTPVIQTEFPELEKSGAMNFTREIFARYRESLKRCVRVTVLGCIESEGTCTYVTQKYRRPEKRWNVTHHGMSDTFVCTCLRMESFGIPCVHILAVLVRLDIGSLPKSLVLQRWSKAAKVEMSGVNQVDDTEALYRNRVGAFLQHCKRFARVACQSEENFKVYTEKVVEDTLRLEMMNGDAGDGAGSGHAAQGVRDPIGVRTKGTGRANEPFGSRAVKRRKCSTCGCLGHRRTRCPNGPRVTTSYTEQNTVPSQHMPNRDPTVSHAGNGSNNRRRRVG is encoded by the exons ATGGATAGCCTACGACAAGTGGGAATTTCAATCCCGAAAATATATGAGTCGATAGCAGCACAAGCTGGGGGTTTCAACCGCGTATCATTCACCAAGCGAGACATGTACAACGAGGTTAGGCGACAACGGTCCTTGCAGAATGGTGATGTGAATGCAGCACTAAGGTTCTTGGAGGTGGCTTCTAGGAGAGATGAGAAGATGTATTGGAGGTATGAGGTAGGGGTTGGTCAACACATGTGTGACTTATTCTGGAGTGACGGTCGTAGTCAGGAGGATTTCAGATTATTCGGTGATGTTCTTGCCTTTGATGCTACCTATGGACGAAACAAATACAATCTTCCAGTTGTTGTTTTCTCTGGGGTTAACAATCACAACCAGACATGTGTTTTTGCAACGGCAATGGTATCAAGTGAAACACAATCTTCATATGTATGGGTTCTAAGAAAGTTTCTTGAATGTATGGATGGCAGAGCTCCGAAGGCCATAATAACTGACGGGGATAGATCAATGCGAGTAGCTATCCAGGAGGTCTTTCCCGATGCTCATCACAGGCTTTGCGCATGGCACCTACTGAAAAATGCTACTTCCAATGTATGTATGCCGAGGTTCACATACTTGTTTAGGCACTGCATGCTAGCAGACATAGAGGTGGAGGAGTTTGAGTTGCAGTGGGAAGCGATGGTGAGTGAGTGTGGCGTGAAGGATCATGAGTGGGTGAAGGATTTATACTCGAAGAAATTGCTTTGGGCAACAGCTTACATACGTGGAAGGTTCTTTGCTGGCATTAGGACGACTTCCCGATGCGAATCATTGCATGCGAAGCTTGGGCGGTTTGTGGAGAGCAGGTACGGGATTCTTGAATTCATAACAAATTTCCAACGGTGTGTGGAATTCCTCAGAGACAACGAAGATGAGCTCGAGTTCCGATCATCATATGGGACCCCTGTAATCCAAACAGAGTTTCCCGAGCTGGAAAAGTCAGGTGCAATGAATTTCACACGTGAGATTTTTGCAAGATACCGGGAGTCATTGAAGAGGTGTGTGCGTGTAACAGTGTTAGGGTGCATAGAATCGGAAGGCACATGCACATACGTGACTCAGAAATATAGGAGGCCAGAGAAGAGGTGGAATGTGACTCACCATGGAATGTCCGACACTTTTGTATGCACTTGCTTAAGGATGGAATCTTTCGGAATTCCTTGCGTCCACATACTTGCAGTGCTTGTCCGATTAGACATTGGATCCCTCCCGAAGAGCCTGGTGCTGCAACGATGGTCGAAGGCAGCCAAGGTTGAGATGTCTGGGGTTAATCAAGTCGACGACACGGAGGCACTTTATCGTAACCGTGTTGGTGCTTTCTTGCAACATTGCAAAAGGTTCGCTCGGGTTGCTTGTCAGAGTGAAGAGAACTTCAAGGTGTATACAGAGAAAGTGGTGGAGGACACACTGAGGCTAGAAATGATGAATGGAGATGCTGGTGATGGTGCAGGGAGTGGTCATGCGGCGCAGGGGGTTAGAGACCCAATTGGTGTTCGCACAAAGGGGACCGGGCGAGCTAATGAACCGTTTGGATCAAGGGCTGTCAAGCGGAGAAAGTGTAGCACATGCGGTTGCCTGGGACATAGACGTACTCGATGTCCCAATGGGCCACGAGTAACAACTTCATATACAGAGCAGAACACCGTGCCAAGTCAGCATATGCCTAATAGAGACCCAACG GTGTCACATGCTGGCAATGGAAGCAACAACCGTCGAAGGAGAGTTGGCTAA
- the LOC112706097 gene encoding protein FAR1-RELATED SEQUENCE 5 isoform X2, with amino-acid sequence MDSLRQVGISIPKIYESIAAQAGGFNRVSFTKRDMYNEVRRQRSLQNGDVNAALRFLEVASRRDEKMYWRYEVGVGQHMCDLFWSDGRSQEDFRLFGDVLAFDATYGRNKYNLPVVVFSGVNNHNQTCVFATAMVSSETQSSYVWVLRKFLECMDGRAPKAIITDGDRSMRVAIQEVFPDAHHRLCAWHLLKNATSNVCMPRFTYLFRHCMLADIEVEEFELQWEAMVSECGVKDHEWVKDLYSKKLLWATAYIRGRFFAGIRTTSRCESLHAKLGRFVESRYGILEFITNFQRCVEFLRDNEDELEFRSSYGTPVIQTEFPELEKSGAMNFTREIFARYRESLKRCVRVTVLGCIESEGTCTYVTQKYRRPEKRWNVTHHGMSDTFVCTCLRMESFGIPCVHILAVLVRLDIGSLPKSLVLQRWSKAAKVEMSGVNQVDDTEALYRNRVGAFLQHCKRFARVACQSEENFKVYTEKVVEDTLRLEMMNGDAGDGAGSGHAAQGVRDPIGVRTKGTGRANEPFGSRAVKRRKCSTCGCLGHRRTRCPNGPRVTTSYTEQNTVPSQHMPNRDPTVIWDKQKIFLSMSICL; translated from the coding sequence ATGGATAGCCTACGACAAGTGGGAATTTCAATCCCGAAAATATATGAGTCGATAGCAGCACAAGCTGGGGGTTTCAACCGCGTATCATTCACCAAGCGAGACATGTACAACGAGGTTAGGCGACAACGGTCCTTGCAGAATGGTGATGTGAATGCAGCACTAAGGTTCTTGGAGGTGGCTTCTAGGAGAGATGAGAAGATGTATTGGAGGTATGAGGTAGGGGTTGGTCAACACATGTGTGACTTATTCTGGAGTGACGGTCGTAGTCAGGAGGATTTCAGATTATTCGGTGATGTTCTTGCCTTTGATGCTACCTATGGACGAAACAAATACAATCTTCCAGTTGTTGTTTTCTCTGGGGTTAACAATCACAACCAGACATGTGTTTTTGCAACGGCAATGGTATCAAGTGAAACACAATCTTCATATGTATGGGTTCTAAGAAAGTTTCTTGAATGTATGGATGGCAGAGCTCCGAAGGCCATAATAACTGACGGGGATAGATCAATGCGAGTAGCTATCCAGGAGGTCTTTCCCGATGCTCATCACAGGCTTTGCGCATGGCACCTACTGAAAAATGCTACTTCCAATGTATGTATGCCGAGGTTCACATACTTGTTTAGGCACTGCATGCTAGCAGACATAGAGGTGGAGGAGTTTGAGTTGCAGTGGGAAGCGATGGTGAGTGAGTGTGGCGTGAAGGATCATGAGTGGGTGAAGGATTTATACTCGAAGAAATTGCTTTGGGCAACAGCTTACATACGTGGAAGGTTCTTTGCTGGCATTAGGACGACTTCCCGATGCGAATCATTGCATGCGAAGCTTGGGCGGTTTGTGGAGAGCAGGTACGGGATTCTTGAATTCATAACAAATTTCCAACGGTGTGTGGAATTCCTCAGAGACAACGAAGATGAGCTCGAGTTCCGATCATCATATGGGACCCCTGTAATCCAAACAGAGTTTCCCGAGCTGGAAAAGTCAGGTGCAATGAATTTCACACGTGAGATTTTTGCAAGATACCGGGAGTCATTGAAGAGGTGTGTGCGTGTAACAGTGTTAGGGTGCATAGAATCGGAAGGCACATGCACATACGTGACTCAGAAATATAGGAGGCCAGAGAAGAGGTGGAATGTGACTCACCATGGAATGTCCGACACTTTTGTATGCACTTGCTTAAGGATGGAATCTTTCGGAATTCCTTGCGTCCACATACTTGCAGTGCTTGTCCGATTAGACATTGGATCCCTCCCGAAGAGCCTGGTGCTGCAACGATGGTCGAAGGCAGCCAAGGTTGAGATGTCTGGGGTTAATCAAGTCGACGACACGGAGGCACTTTATCGTAACCGTGTTGGTGCTTTCTTGCAACATTGCAAAAGGTTCGCTCGGGTTGCTTGTCAGAGTGAAGAGAACTTCAAGGTGTATACAGAGAAAGTGGTGGAGGACACACTGAGGCTAGAAATGATGAATGGAGATGCTGGTGATGGTGCAGGGAGTGGTCATGCGGCGCAGGGGGTTAGAGACCCAATTGGTGTTCGCACAAAGGGGACCGGGCGAGCTAATGAACCGTTTGGATCAAGGGCTGTCAAGCGGAGAAAGTGTAGCACATGCGGTTGCCTGGGACATAGACGTACTCGATGTCCCAATGGGCCACGAGTAACAACTTCATATACAGAGCAGAACACCGTGCCAAGTCAGCATATGCCTAATAGAGACCCAACGGTGATATGGGATAAGCAAAAGATATTTTTAAGCATGTCAATTTGTTTATAG
- the LOC112706100 gene encoding cold shock protein 2: MAAETQRSTGTVKWFNAQKGFGFIAPDDGGEDLFVHHSAIRSDGYRTLSEGQPVEFAVDYGDAGRTKAVDVSSMTRSRPFGGGFRGGGGRGGRGRGGGRFGGRYGGGEGRGDGDGYSYGRGGGGGRRGGGYGGGGGPECYNCGRTGHLARDCYQGQGGGNRRRGGGGGGSGGGGGGGCFNCGEKGHFARECPNAEN, encoded by the coding sequence ATGGCAGCGGAGACTCAGAGATCCACGGGCACAGTGAAATGGTTCAACGCACAGAAGGGTTTCGGATTCATAGCTCCCGACGATGGCGGCGAGGATCTCTTCGTCCACCACTCTGCCATTCGATCCGACGGTTACCGTACACTCTCCGAGGGCCAGCCGGTTGAGTTTGCCGTTGATTACGGCGACGCCGGCAGAACTAAGGCCGTCGATGTCTCCTCCATGACTAGATCTCGCCCGTTTGGTGGTGGCTTTCGAGGTGGAgggggaagaggaggaagaggaaggggTGGTGGAAGGTTCGGTGGGCGTTATGGCGGCGGTGAAGGCCGGGGCGACGGTGACGGTTACAGTTACGGAAGAGGTGGAGGCGGTGGTCGTAGAGGAGGAGGTTATGGCGGTGGAGGAGGCCCTGAGTGTTACAATTGTGGACGAACAGGTCACTTGGCGAGAGATTGTTACCAGGGACAGGGTGGTGGAAACCGGAGAcgaggcggcggcggcggcggaagCGGCGGCGGTGGTGGTGGAGGTTGTTTTAACTGTGGGGAGAAAGGGCATTTTGCGAGAGAATGTCCGAACGCTGAAAATTGA